The following proteins are encoded in a genomic region of Corylus avellana chromosome ca4, CavTom2PMs-1.0:
- the LOC132176921 gene encoding F-box/kelch-repeat protein At3g23880-like: MSDRLPHEIITDILSRMPGKSLMRLRCVSKAWCSLISTPNFISTHLSRSLSNSQHQPCLYANYGHIGTLLMYPSNQEIEEQKEDFLANPSERRELYDPSNNEFELVLVGSSNGLLGLAYKRSKLCVLWNSSIQIAITLPKPNIGFDGSIPLDHSVGFGYDPTTDDYKFVRLVYSSYRTLRPLVEIYTLRTGIWRSVTAPVPPCIITEDLSPSVFVNGSLHWSALRAFSFVIMSFNMKDEAFGEVGMPKGFQGPGDLKVTVALCDGMLALVIRDGYDGKKTSTTVWVMKEYGVAESWTKLFDLPVGLYSPHSKVIGFTKSGELLMEKGTR; the protein is encoded by the coding sequence ATGTCGGACCGTCTCCCACACGAGATTATCACCGACATACTCTCACGAATGCCGGGGAAGTCGCTCATGAGACTCAGGTGCGTTTCAAAGGCATGGTGCTCTCTAATCTCCACCCCCAACTTCATCTCCACCCACCTCAGTCGCTCTCTTTCCAACTCCCAACACCAGCCCTGCCTTTACGCCAACTATGGCCACATAGGCACCCTCCTGATGTACCCATCAAATCAAGAAATAGAAGAACAGAAGGAGGATTTCCTTGCAAACCCATCAGAACGCAGAGAATTGTATGATCCTTCTAACAATGAATTTGAGTTGGTCTTAGTTGGTTCATCTAACGGCCTACTTGGTCTTGCCTATAAACGTTCAAAATTATGTGTTCTCTGGAACTCATCCATTCAAATAGCCATAACCCTTCCCAAGCCTAATATTGGATTTGACGGTTCGATTCCGTTAGACCACTCTGTTGGGTTTGGGTATGATCCCACGACCGATGATTACAAATTTGTGAGGCTCGTGTATTCTAGTTACAGAACTCTTCGACCTCTCGTTGAGATTTATACGCTTCGAACCGGCATATGGCGCTCTGTTACGGCCCCGGTTCCTCCTTGCATCATAACTGAGGATTTGTCCCCATCGGTTTTCGTGAATGGGTCACTCCACTGGTCCGCCCTGAGAGCCTTTAGCTTTGTGATCATGTCGTTTAATATGAAGGATGAAGCCTTCGGTGAAGTGGGAATGCCTAAGGGCTTCCAAGGGCCGGGTGACTTGAAAGTTACTGTGGCGCTATGTGATGGGATGCTTGCGCTTGTCATTCGTGACGGCTATGATGGTAAGAAGACATCTACAACGGTGTGGGTGATGAAAGAGTATGGAGTAGCGGAATCTTGGACTAAGCTGTTTGATCTTCCCGTTGGGCTATATAGCCCACATAGCAAGGTGATAGGCTTTACTAAGAGTGGTGAACTTCTAATGGAGAAGGGTACCAGGTAG